A genomic stretch from Verrucomicrobiota bacterium includes:
- a CDS encoding trypsin-like peptidase domain-containing protein, which produces MSKVPLFLFSLSGAALAAEAQQPDQLVQSPAPYANVIRIQNASQTWDYGTPWNAGRFGRNGGTGWKVGPNQFVTNAHVVSASKQLVVFRYGDPTPYAATIEHIAHDCDLALLSLEDAGAFADIAPLEIGDVPALESEVRVIGYPVGGQRISVTRGVVSRIDFSTYSHSGIDQHLVVQVDAAINPGNSGGPVLQDGKVVGVAFQGLRSADNTGYIIPTPVLKRFLADIEDGSYDYYVELGISEFALLNPAQRQVLNLPNNRQGVLVTSVAKGASAYPEIQEGDVLLYIDGFEISAGGKISLDGEKVNFNEVVERKFEGDTVTIGFLRNGQPMSEDITLHPFKEIDFLKVKYEERPRYVLFAGLLFQPLERNLYTAYSFRNQAIRKIFADYIGEELYNEYQDVVILTKVLPDALTSEIAGFAESIVEEINDQPVRSLTDVYLALNQAMVDGQLDEFVKIKVRDSGRPIILRSAEIQAAHERVMAQYGIPVEARLSE; this is translated from the coding sequence ATGAGCAAAGTTCCCCTTTTCCTTTTTTCTTTGAGTGGGGCCGCCCTGGCGGCCGAGGCGCAGCAGCCGGACCAACTGGTGCAAAGCCCGGCCCCATACGCCAACGTCATCCGCATCCAAAACGCTTCCCAAACCTGGGACTACGGGACCCCCTGGAATGCGGGTCGCTTCGGTCGCAACGGCGGCACCGGTTGGAAGGTGGGGCCCAACCAATTTGTGACCAACGCGCACGTGGTCAGCGCCAGCAAGCAGTTGGTGGTCTTCCGCTATGGCGATCCCACGCCCTACGCAGCCACCATTGAGCACATTGCGCACGATTGTGACTTGGCCCTCTTATCACTCGAGGATGCGGGGGCTTTCGCGGACATCGCCCCCTTAGAAATCGGCGATGTCCCGGCTCTTGAGAGCGAGGTCCGAGTCATTGGCTACCCCGTGGGAGGGCAACGGATTTCCGTGACCCGAGGGGTGGTCTCCCGGATCGACTTCAGCACCTACAGTCACAGCGGGATCGACCAGCATCTCGTGGTGCAGGTGGATGCCGCCATCAATCCCGGGAACAGTGGGGGACCGGTCCTCCAAGATGGCAAAGTGGTGGGCGTGGCCTTCCAAGGGCTCCGCTCGGCCGACAACACGGGTTACATCATCCCGACTCCAGTCCTGAAGCGCTTCCTGGCCGACATCGAAGACGGCTCTTATGACTATTATGTCGAGCTGGGCATCTCCGAATTTGCCCTCCTCAATCCAGCCCAGCGCCAAGTGCTCAATCTGCCCAACAATCGCCAAGGCGTTCTCGTGACCTCGGTGGCGAAAGGGGCCTCGGCCTACCCGGAAATCCAAGAGGGCGATGTTCTCCTCTACATCGATGGCTTTGAAATCTCCGCGGGCGGAAAAATTTCGCTCGATGGAGAAAAGGTCAATTTCAATGAAGTGGTGGAGCGGAAGTTCGAGGGGGATACCGTCACCATCGGGTTCCTTCGCAACGGCCAGCCCATGAGTGAGGACATCACCCTTCATCCGTTTAAGGAAATTGATTTCCTGAAGGTCAAGTATGAGGAGCGGCCTCGCTATGTCCTCTTCGCGGGCCTCCTCTTCCAGCCCCTGGAACGAAATCTCTACACCGCCTACTCCTTTCGAAACCAGGCTATTCGAAAAATCTTCGCGGACTACATCGGGGAGGAGCTTTACAACGAGTATCAAGACGTGGTCATTCTGACCAAGGTTTTGCCGGATGCCCTGACCTCCGAAATTGCCGGTTTCGCGGAATCGATTGTGGAAGAAATCAATGACCAGCCCGTCCGCTCTTTGACCGATGTCTATCTCGCCTTGAACCAGGCCATGGTGGACGGACAGCTGGACGAGTTTGTGAAGATCAAAGTGCGCGACAGCGGAAGGCCCATCATTCTCCGCTCAGCTGAAATCCAAGCGGCCCATGAGCGGGTCATGGCGCAATATGGCATACCAGTGGAGGCGCGGCTTTCCGAGTAG
- the ychF gene encoding redox-regulated ATPase YchF: MLQAGIVGLPNVGKSTLFNAVTRTHNAEAANYPFCTIDPNVGTVLVPDARLDWLGRMSQSEKVLPTAIEFVDIAGLVRGASEGAGLGNQFLANIREVDAIVQVVRCFENGDIIHELGSVDPVRDIEIINAELILADIAALEKRLSSRKKKAKGGGKDALAEVALMEKVLPHLNEGKPAVTAELSQEEWKLLKSFQLLSAKPTLFACNVAEEEIAGALAAPDQHPWVAKVREYVQSAQEAEAVVISARIEEELMELEAEEAQEFLADMGVSGSGVGDLIQAVYNLLGLRTYLTTGPKETRAWTIRAGDKAPAAAGVIHTDFERGFIAAAVVSYQDLVASGSEAKAKEAGKLRSEGKEYEVQDGDVIEFRFNV, from the coding sequence ATGTTGCAGGCAGGGATCGTGGGGCTTCCGAATGTTGGGAAATCGACTCTTTTCAACGCGGTCACGCGCACCCACAACGCCGAGGCCGCCAACTACCCTTTCTGCACCATCGATCCCAATGTCGGGACGGTCCTGGTGCCGGATGCGCGTCTCGACTGGCTGGGCCGAATGAGCCAGAGCGAAAAAGTGCTGCCGACCGCCATCGAGTTCGTGGACATCGCCGGTTTGGTCCGAGGCGCCAGCGAGGGAGCGGGACTGGGCAATCAATTTTTGGCCAACATTCGCGAGGTGGACGCGATTGTGCAGGTGGTCCGCTGCTTTGAAAATGGCGATATCATTCATGAATTGGGCTCGGTCGACCCTGTTCGGGATATCGAAATCATCAACGCGGAGCTGATCCTGGCCGACATCGCGGCCTTGGAAAAACGCCTCTCCAGTCGAAAGAAGAAAGCCAAGGGAGGAGGCAAGGATGCCCTGGCCGAAGTGGCCTTGATGGAAAAAGTGCTTCCTCACTTGAACGAGGGAAAACCAGCGGTCACAGCCGAGCTGAGCCAGGAGGAATGGAAGCTCCTCAAGAGCTTTCAACTGCTTTCCGCCAAGCCCACCCTCTTCGCCTGCAATGTGGCTGAAGAGGAAATCGCGGGAGCGCTGGCAGCTCCCGACCAGCACCCTTGGGTGGCCAAGGTCCGAGAGTATGTCCAAAGCGCGCAGGAGGCGGAGGCGGTCGTGATTTCAGCGCGCATTGAGGAGGAGCTGATGGAGTTGGAAGCCGAGGAGGCGCAAGAGTTCTTGGCGGACATGGGGGTCTCTGGCAGTGGAGTGGGAGACTTGATCCAAGCGGTCTACAATCTTTTGGGTTTGCGCACTTACCTCACAACGGGCCCGAAGGAGACCCGTGCCTGGACCATCCGGGCGGGCGACAAAGCGCCCGCGGCGGCCGGCGTCATCCACACGGACTTTGAACGCGGCTTCATCGCGGCGGCGGTCGTCAGCTACCAAGATTTGGTGGCGTCCGGTTCCGAAGCCAAAGCGAAAGAGGCCGGGAAGCTTCGCTCCGAGGGCAAGGAGTATGAAGTCCAAGACGGAGACGTCATCGAGTTCCGCTTCAATGTTTGA
- a CDS encoding Nif3-like dinuclear metal center hexameric protein, with protein MSDLAAAADQELRLSEIQDYPHALNGLQLENRGEVHKIAAAVDASLPVIKKAVACQANLLVVHHGLFWQGLQPHTGASLEKLRLAIDHDLAIYSAHLPLDVHPTLGNNAQLWQALGLSKAQPFFPWKGLPLGLRGSTELALSDLLERLTEVTGARPHLAPGGPSQVRELGLMTGGAGSEVGAVAEQGVDTFVTGEGPHWSHPLAEELGVNLIYAGHYATETFGVKALAQWWSEHFSLEWTFLDHPTGL; from the coding sequence ATGTCCGATCTGGCTGCCGCCGCCGACCAAGAGCTCCGCCTGAGCGAGATCCAAGATTATCCCCACGCCCTCAATGGACTGCAGCTGGAGAATCGGGGGGAGGTCCACAAAATCGCGGCCGCCGTGGACGCTTCCCTCCCCGTCATCAAAAAAGCCGTGGCCTGCCAAGCGAATCTTCTCGTGGTGCACCACGGACTTTTCTGGCAGGGCTTGCAGCCGCACACTGGGGCCAGCTTGGAAAAACTGCGTCTAGCGATCGATCATGATCTCGCCATCTACAGCGCCCACTTGCCTCTGGACGTGCATCCAACCCTCGGCAACAACGCCCAGCTCTGGCAGGCCCTCGGACTTTCGAAAGCACAGCCTTTTTTTCCTTGGAAAGGCCTTCCCCTGGGCTTGCGGGGTTCGACCGAACTCGCGTTGAGCGATCTCCTCGAAAGGCTCACGGAGGTCACCGGCGCCCGCCCTCATCTCGCCCCAGGAGGACCCTCTCAGGTTCGCGAGCTGGGCCTCATGACCGGCGGTGCCGGGAGCGAAGTCGGGGCGGTGGCCGAGCAAGGCGTGGACACCTTTGTGACCGGGGAAGGCCCCCACTGGAGCCACCCCTTGGCCGAGGAGCTGGGGGTCAATCTCATTTATGCTGGCCACTACGCCACCGAGACCTTTGGAGTGAAAGCGCTCGCCCAGTGGTGGAGTGAGCACTTTTCGCTGGAATGGACCTTCTTAGATCACCCCACTGGGCTGTGA
- a CDS encoding DNA-3-methyladenine glycosylase, whose translation MSRSFYERPVLEVAEDLLGKLLVHGTTVGRVVETEAYAVEGDPACHTAHQKKARQFVARHPAGTSYVYLNYGVHWLFNLFTKYPSGDGLVLVRALEPVAGVQLMQERRNKLRLRDLCSGPGKIGQALAIGPDQHEQTLWGRGQALHLRDDGRSLGPVARDLRIGISKAVDFPWRFLLPESEHLSVPLTGKVS comes from the coding sequence TTGTCTCGCTCCTTCTATGAGCGTCCGGTTCTGGAGGTTGCCGAAGACTTGCTGGGGAAGCTCCTCGTTCACGGAACGACGGTTGGCCGAGTGGTCGAGACAGAAGCCTACGCGGTGGAAGGCGATCCCGCTTGCCACACGGCTCACCAGAAAAAAGCCCGCCAGTTCGTAGCGCGCCACCCGGCTGGCACCAGCTATGTCTACCTCAATTATGGAGTCCATTGGCTTTTCAATCTCTTCACCAAGTATCCAAGCGGCGATGGCTTGGTGCTCGTGCGGGCCTTGGAGCCGGTCGCAGGCGTGCAACTCATGCAAGAGCGCCGCAACAAGCTTCGCTTGCGGGATCTCTGCTCGGGACCGGGCAAGATCGGCCAGGCACTCGCCATCGGTCCGGACCAACACGAACAAACTCTCTGGGGCCGAGGCCAGGCCCTCCATCTGAGAGACGATGGCAGGTCGCTCGGCCCGGTGGCGCGGGATCTTCGCATCGGCATCTCGAAGGCGGTCGATTTCCCTTGGCGTTTCCTCTTACCAGAAAGCGAACACCTGAGCGTCCCGCTCACGGGAAAAGTTTCTTGA
- a CDS encoding dicarboxylate/amino acid:cation symporter: protein MFRLKPHWQILLALGAGLLLALLLRAVAPEPVEGSFASGLLATLAFVGGLFIQALKMIIVPLVVTSVVAGIAGLHGVEGFGRLGLKTFGFYALSSLLAILVGLTLVNLFEPGLENGQPSATIQRAFEKGAAEASASQQAKVAAANEREATDYFDIFKKMFPPNIFEAATDNGQLLGLIVFSLLFAIAMTRLPLEKMATLRDFFVAGNEVMIVVTRWIMALAPLGVFALIVPVIHDTGAELFVSLGKYFFTVLLALGFHLGITMPLILRFVARVNPWRHFQAMREALLLAFSTASSSATLPVTMRCIQENAGVSRRTSSFTLPLGATVNMDGTALYECVAVIFVAQVMGVATGFGEQFIIVVAALLTSIGVAGIPSASLVAILLILKNSQVPGAENAVIALLAVDRLLDMSRTAVNVFGDSCCAVTVAKSEGEDVLSQAPAPSL, encoded by the coding sequence ATGTTTCGACTGAAGCCCCATTGGCAGATCCTCCTCGCCCTGGGAGCAGGGTTGCTCCTTGCGCTCCTCCTGCGAGCGGTGGCACCCGAGCCCGTCGAAGGCAGCTTCGCCTCCGGCTTGCTGGCGACCTTGGCCTTCGTTGGTGGCCTGTTCATCCAGGCCCTCAAGATGATCATCGTGCCCTTGGTGGTGACTTCGGTTGTGGCCGGCATTGCGGGGCTTCATGGGGTCGAGGGCTTTGGTCGCCTGGGACTCAAAACCTTCGGATTCTACGCGCTCAGCAGCCTGTTGGCCATTCTCGTAGGGCTGACTCTCGTCAATCTCTTCGAGCCCGGCTTGGAAAATGGGCAGCCTTCCGCCACCATCCAACGAGCCTTCGAAAAAGGAGCCGCCGAAGCCTCCGCCTCCCAGCAGGCCAAGGTGGCGGCCGCGAACGAGCGGGAGGCGACCGACTACTTCGATATCTTCAAAAAGATGTTCCCTCCGAACATTTTTGAAGCCGCCACCGACAATGGCCAGCTCTTGGGATTGATCGTTTTCTCCCTGCTTTTCGCCATCGCCATGACCCGCCTGCCTTTGGAAAAAATGGCCACCCTGCGGGACTTCTTCGTGGCGGGCAATGAGGTCATGATCGTGGTGACCCGTTGGATCATGGCCTTGGCTCCCCTCGGCGTCTTCGCGCTCATCGTTCCCGTCATTCACGACACCGGGGCCGAGCTTTTCGTTTCACTCGGAAAGTACTTCTTCACCGTGCTGCTGGCCCTCGGCTTCCATTTGGGGATCACCATGCCACTGATCCTAAGGTTCGTGGCGCGGGTCAATCCTTGGAGGCATTTCCAAGCCATGCGAGAAGCGCTCCTGCTGGCTTTCTCGACCGCCTCCTCCTCCGCCACCTTGCCCGTCACGATGCGCTGCATCCAAGAGAACGCAGGGGTTTCCCGGAGGACTTCGAGCTTCACCCTGCCTCTCGGAGCGACTGTCAATATGGATGGAACCGCCCTCTATGAATGCGTGGCCGTCATCTTCGTGGCGCAGGTCATGGGCGTGGCCACTGGCTTCGGTGAACAATTCATCATTGTGGTGGCCGCTCTTCTCACCAGTATCGGCGTGGCCGGCATTCCTTCGGCCAGCTTGGTCGCCATCCTTCTCATCCTCAAAAACTCCCAAGTGCCCGGGGCCGAGAACGCCGTCATCGCTCTTCTGGCGGTCGACCGGCTGCTGGATATGTCGCGAACCGCCGTCAATGTCTTCGGCGATTCCTGCTGCGCCGTAACAGTGGCAAAATCCGAAGGAGAGGACGTGCTGAGTCAGGCCCCCGCCCCTTCCTTATGA
- a CDS encoding TPM domain-containing protein, whose product MPRLLRISLLWLLAWLPLLQAQEASSPSSPFPKRENRQVADLAEILSATQLSQLERDLASFQESDGIDVFLLTLPGSKDDYPEDSVGQLAHSWGGRSALGAMVLSFSAEPQTPLVVPLGTQLKQIRSQNPQQLVDLALQRAASAGAPAAVLDRLCREMAEELRILAQRNNYRASEVQRKIEAADGLAPSAPLGTPSETWQSWLPAAIGLAAGGLVILAIVLKLALFTNRLRQNFPNVKPRTRLGAPYSGGNNAAIRLKL is encoded by the coding sequence ATGCCCCGATTGCTGCGAATTTCCCTCCTCTGGCTACTGGCCTGGCTTCCCCTGCTCCAGGCGCAAGAGGCTTCCAGCCCCTCTTCCCCCTTTCCGAAGAGAGAGAATCGTCAGGTGGCCGACTTGGCGGAGATTCTATCCGCCACCCAGCTCAGCCAGCTCGAAAGGGATTTGGCGTCCTTCCAAGAAAGCGACGGAATCGACGTCTTCCTCCTCACCCTCCCGGGTTCGAAGGATGACTATCCGGAGGACTCAGTCGGCCAACTGGCTCACTCCTGGGGCGGGCGATCCGCTCTCGGTGCCATGGTCCTCAGCTTTTCGGCCGAGCCTCAAACGCCCCTGGTGGTTCCTCTCGGCACGCAGCTCAAGCAAATTCGCTCCCAAAACCCGCAGCAACTGGTCGACTTGGCCCTCCAACGCGCCGCCAGCGCTGGGGCACCTGCCGCCGTGCTCGACCGCCTCTGCCGGGAGATGGCCGAAGAACTCCGCATCCTCGCCCAACGCAACAACTATCGTGCGAGCGAGGTCCAGCGAAAAATCGAAGCAGCCGACGGCCTCGCTCCGAGCGCTCCCCTTGGCACTCCCTCGGAAACTTGGCAGTCGTGGCTCCCGGCCGCCATCGGTCTCGCAGCCGGCGGCCTCGTCATTCTAGCCATTGTGCTCAAGCTCGCCCTCTTCACCAATCGCCTGCGACAGAACTTTCCCAATGTCAAGCCTCGCACCCGCTTGGGAGCGCCCTACTCTGGGGGAAACAACGCCGCCATTCGCTTGAAATTATGA
- a CDS encoding PEP-CTERM sorting domain-containing protein gives MNRTLLSATAILLTFSSAQAFNPQFSLIFNGEDVITDPDEPALTADNDVVAEGSYNDLAPLVVDVFGYGTVTFTSKTGDITTIGEDDSYGGYGVIFDPGETVTLSFNSPDPSLSTIFSVTAAWQVPSSGVSAPQFEEVALNTVEAGVLDLSGFGLASGGATLTAVHFNAVPEPGVTALLGLSGMALIFRRRRIA, from the coding sequence ATGAACCGCACCCTGCTCTCCGCGACCGCCATCCTGCTGACCTTCAGTTCAGCGCAGGCTTTCAACCCGCAATTCTCTCTCATTTTCAACGGAGAGGATGTCATCACCGACCCCGACGAACCAGCTCTGACTGCCGACAATGACGTGGTCGCAGAAGGTTCTTACAATGACCTCGCCCCTCTGGTGGTGGACGTCTTTGGCTACGGCACCGTCACTTTCACCAGCAAAACGGGTGACATCACCACCATTGGCGAAGACGACAGCTACGGCGGCTACGGTGTCATTTTTGATCCCGGTGAAACCGTCACTCTCTCTTTCAACTCCCCTGACCCATCCCTCTCCACCATCTTCAGCGTGACGGCCGCTTGGCAGGTTCCCAGCAGTGGCGTCTCCGCCCCGCAATTTGAAGAAGTGGCTCTCAACACGGTCGAAGCGGGCGTTCTCGATCTTTCCGGTTTCGGGCTGGCCAGCGGCGGTGCCACCCTCACTGCCGTGCACTTCAATGCCGTTCCCGAACCCGGCGTCACAGCGCTCTTGGGTTTGAGCGGTATGGCCCTCATCTTCCGCAGGCGTCGTATCGCCTGA
- a CDS encoding TPM domain-containing protein gives MASGSAACPTCGVNDAAIRGQFLGRPPELSPLIDEVGLAPSLRVNRDRIETTVNQIQRTYPQIRPFVCLAQLPQEVSLQEYGFWLFNHSEDPYAVSADSRYFGLLLVLDPDRGEAAFTAGFALEHYLSDNELIDILESAVGYWEQGQWENGIDACFTSVLLSLSRGYQSLTARS, from the coding sequence GTGGCATCGGGAAGCGCTGCCTGTCCCACCTGTGGGGTCAATGATGCGGCCATTCGGGGGCAGTTCCTGGGCCGCCCTCCGGAGCTGTCCCCCTTAATCGATGAAGTGGGGCTCGCACCCAGCTTGCGCGTCAATCGGGATCGCATCGAAACCACTGTCAATCAGATCCAAAGGACCTACCCGCAAATCCGCCCCTTCGTCTGCCTCGCCCAGTTGCCTCAGGAGGTCAGCCTCCAGGAATATGGTTTCTGGCTCTTCAATCACAGCGAGGATCCCTACGCCGTCTCGGCCGATAGCCGTTACTTTGGCCTCTTGTTGGTCCTCGACCCGGACCGAGGCGAGGCCGCTTTCACGGCTGGCTTCGCGCTCGAGCATTATCTCTCCGACAATGAGCTGATCGACATCTTGGAATCCGCGGTCGGCTACTGGGAACAAGGCCAGTGGGAAAACGGCATCGACGCTTGTTTCACCAGCGTCCTGCTCTCGCTCTCGCGTGGTTACCAATCGCTCACTGCCCGCTCATGA
- a CDS encoding P-II family nitrogen regulator gives MKKIEAIIKPFKMEEVKEALAEAGIQGMTITEVKGFGRQKGHTEIYRGSEYTVDFLPKVKIEIVVDDTEKESVCDAILKSAKSGKIGDGKIFVTDVEEAIRIRTGEKGSTAVSSD, from the coding sequence ATGAAGAAAATCGAAGCGATCATCAAGCCCTTTAAAATGGAAGAAGTGAAAGAGGCCTTGGCCGAGGCTGGCATCCAAGGGATGACCATCACGGAGGTAAAAGGCTTTGGCCGTCAAAAAGGCCATACCGAGATTTACCGGGGCAGTGAATACACCGTGGACTTCCTCCCCAAGGTCAAGATCGAGATTGTGGTGGATGACACCGAGAAAGAGTCGGTCTGTGACGCGATCCTCAAGAGCGCCAAGAGTGGCAAAATCGGGGACGGAAAAATCTTCGTGACCGACGTGGAGGAAGCGATCCGAATCCGAACCGGCGAGAAGGGATCGACGGCGGTCTCGAGCGATTGA
- a CDS encoding YdbH domain-containing protein, producing the protein MGKDILSPASKKTRGWRAWQGALLGLVLVFLLGGVWFFFNLPTLIRSAIREQIGKHPLVQESDFEVEHIGFSQAIFGSIRARGPAWGIEAERLTVNYRLPELLFERELGQVVLEQAVVVLNPEPFLRPLPPRAATRSAPTAPPSRVLSQESLQLPVSEFEVADSQLILANAVLQKPLAFRASLRKMADKRLASEVQIASQEGHWNLQVLPQKGGLQEIQLRSESFDLLAFLGELHFFLPEGFLPDLSPYEASPLSLEAVARLRGSRIEQMQVEAEIDQARLRPFPALHLALGQLQLRASLGENQSPQIALRAQALPECLFASTSGQTVVQAKPLQSVPFEGLVQLGPTGPMGKGGFAEGSFGLRWNDFEKTIDQMALQLAYQEGRLQLLSELEIGPSRLAWEAATHLSHHSEHGLRLQGAWKTRHGQLEELDLTGLLKPGTVWLGGQVEAEGKFAFRDEQAAANLRLQVREGTFHDPGLSLKAEGIETALEINDLRALTTQEPFPLTVASLDSQGVQVANLETRLQLRQQRKIAFEETRFEAFGGSLDLPAFVYAREGDSEMNLRFRRIDLAKLIRSFPQFKGQLSGRVDGRLPLRLKAGAIEPRGGRLYLTENTTAFLSFDARGLLTQTAEPGTAQYRALAQAEEALRQLRIGLLQGALLDPERPELLAQFRIEGEDSQNPGRSPLHLNLNLLPVEGADSLMELWKRREQFKLGF; encoded by the coding sequence GTGGGAAAAGACATCCTGAGTCCTGCTTCCAAAAAAACTCGCGGCTGGCGCGCGTGGCAAGGGGCTCTTTTGGGCCTGGTTCTGGTCTTCCTGCTGGGTGGCGTCTGGTTCTTTTTCAATCTGCCGACCCTCATCCGAAGCGCCATTCGCGAGCAAATCGGGAAGCATCCCCTCGTGCAGGAGAGCGATTTCGAGGTCGAACACATCGGTTTCTCCCAGGCCATTTTTGGCAGCATCCGAGCGAGAGGGCCCGCTTGGGGGATCGAGGCGGAGCGCCTCACGGTCAACTATCGGCTACCCGAACTCCTCTTCGAGCGGGAGCTCGGCCAGGTGGTGCTGGAGCAAGCCGTGGTGGTGCTCAACCCCGAGCCCTTTCTGAGGCCCCTGCCCCCCCGCGCTGCCACCCGCTCGGCCCCGACCGCCCCTCCCTCTCGCGTTCTCTCCCAAGAATCGCTCCAGCTCCCCGTCTCGGAATTTGAGGTCGCCGATTCCCAACTGATCCTGGCGAACGCCGTCCTGCAAAAGCCACTCGCTTTTCGCGCGAGCCTCCGAAAAATGGCCGACAAGAGATTGGCCAGCGAAGTCCAGATCGCCAGCCAGGAAGGCCACTGGAATCTCCAGGTCCTTCCGCAGAAAGGAGGCCTGCAAGAAATCCAACTCCGCAGCGAGTCCTTCGACCTCTTGGCCTTTCTCGGAGAGCTTCACTTCTTCCTCCCGGAGGGCTTTCTCCCCGACTTGAGCCCTTATGAGGCCTCCCCTCTCTCCCTGGAGGCCGTGGCTCGGCTTCGCGGCTCGCGAATCGAACAAATGCAAGTGGAAGCAGAAATCGACCAAGCCCGTCTGCGACCCTTCCCCGCCCTCCACTTGGCCCTTGGCCAGCTCCAACTACGCGCCTCCCTGGGAGAAAATCAGTCGCCCCAGATCGCCCTTCGAGCCCAAGCTCTGCCCGAATGTCTTTTCGCCTCGACGAGCGGCCAAACAGTGGTGCAGGCCAAGCCGCTCCAATCGGTTCCCTTTGAGGGCCTCGTGCAGCTCGGGCCGACTGGGCCCATGGGAAAGGGCGGCTTCGCGGAGGGTTCTTTTGGCCTTCGTTGGAACGACTTCGAGAAGACCATCGACCAAATGGCCTTGCAGTTGGCCTACCAAGAAGGGCGACTGCAACTGCTGAGCGAGCTCGAAATCGGCCCCTCTCGCCTCGCTTGGGAAGCTGCCACTCACCTCTCCCACCACTCAGAACACGGTCTCCGTCTCCAGGGCGCTTGGAAAACCCGCCATGGCCAACTCGAAGAGCTCGATCTGACCGGACTCTTGAAGCCGGGCACCGTCTGGCTGGGGGGACAGGTCGAGGCCGAAGGAAAGTTCGCCTTCAGGGACGAGCAAGCCGCAGCCAACCTCCGCCTGCAAGTGCGCGAAGGAACCTTCCACGATCCAGGCCTCTCCCTAAAGGCTGAGGGGATCGAAACAGCCCTCGAAATCAATGACCTCCGTGCCCTGACCACCCAGGAACCTTTCCCTCTCACGGTGGCTTCTCTCGACTCCCAAGGGGTTCAAGTCGCCAACTTGGAAACCCGCCTCCAGTTGCGACAGCAACGGAAGATCGCCTTTGAAGAAACCCGTTTTGAAGCGTTCGGAGGAAGCCTCGACTTGCCAGCCTTCGTCTATGCTCGCGAGGGCGATTCCGAGATGAACCTGCGCTTTCGCAGAATCGATCTCGCCAAGCTCATCCGCTCTTTTCCCCAATTCAAGGGCCAGCTCAGCGGTCGCGTCGATGGCCGCTTGCCCCTGCGTCTCAAGGCGGGCGCGATCGAGCCTCGCGGAGGTCGTCTCTACCTGACAGAAAATACCACCGCCTTCCTGAGTTTCGATGCTCGGGGACTGCTCACCCAAACGGCCGAGCCCGGCACGGCCCAATACCGGGCCTTGGCCCAGGCCGAGGAAGCCTTGCGACAGCTTCGGATTGGTTTGCTCCAGGGCGCCCTCCTGGATCCCGAGCGACCCGAACTCCTGGCTCAATTTCGAATCGAAGGAGAAGACTCCCAAAACCCGGGGCGCTCTCCCCTCCACCTCAATCTCAATCTTCTCCCGGTCGAAGGGGCGGATTCTTTGATGGAACTCTGGAAGCGGCGGGAGCAATTCAAACTTGGCTTCTGA
- a CDS encoding YnbE family lipoprotein has translation MKTHQPTFFLLAALLLGGCIKVQTEHRIEPIEINLNVRVQVDRELDNFFSDLDNQNPTIQ, from the coding sequence ATGAAAACTCATCAACCCACCTTTTTCCTCTTGGCCGCGCTTCTCTTGGGAGGCTGCATCAAAGTGCAGACTGAGCACCGTATCGAACCGATCGAAATCAATCTCAATGTCCGCGTGCAAGTGGATCGCGAGCTGGACAACTTTTTCTCTGATCTCGACAATCAAAATCCCACCATTCAATAA
- a CDS encoding DUF1318 domain-containing protein — MKTLSFLALALLLITPALAQDIDAVRDRMAQRQGQMVSLKKAGLIGENNQGYLSERGALNGAQRAALQAENADRRVVYSTIAKRTGADPSFVGRERAQDIRQKSASGIWLQNEAGQWFKK; from the coding sequence ATGAAGACGCTTTCCTTCTTGGCCCTCGCCCTCCTCTTGATCACTCCGGCCCTCGCCCAAGACATCGACGCCGTGAGAGACCGCATGGCCCAGCGCCAAGGCCAAATGGTCTCTCTCAAGAAGGCCGGCCTCATCGGGGAGAACAACCAGGGCTATCTCAGCGAACGGGGCGCTCTCAATGGCGCTCAACGCGCCGCTCTCCAAGCCGAAAACGCCGATCGGCGGGTGGTCTACAGCACCATCGCCAAACGAACCGGCGCCGACCCCAGCTTCGTCGGTCGGGAACGCGCTCAGGACATCCGCCAAAAGTCAGCCAGCGGAATTTGGCTTCAGAATGAAGCCGGGCAGTGGTTCAAGAAATAG